Proteins from a single region of Streptomyces sp. Tu 3180:
- the orn gene encoding oligoribonuclease, whose product MNDRMVWIDCEMTGLSLSDDALIEVAALVTDSELNVLGEGVDIVIRPPERALETMPEVVRQMHTASGLLAELPNGTTLEDAEQRVLAYVKEHVKEPGKAPLCGNSVGTDRGFLLRDMPTLEDYLHYRIVDVSSVKELARRWYPKAYFNSPEKNGNHRALADIRESIAELRYYREAVFVPQPGPDSDTARKIAARHVLPAQ is encoded by the coding sequence ATGAACGATCGCATGGTGTGGATCGACTGCGAGATGACCGGCCTCTCGCTGTCGGACGACGCGCTCATCGAGGTGGCCGCCCTCGTCACCGACTCCGAGCTGAACGTCCTCGGTGAGGGCGTGGACATCGTCATCCGCCCGCCGGAGCGGGCCCTGGAGACGATGCCGGAGGTGGTGCGTCAGATGCACACCGCGTCCGGGCTGCTCGCCGAGCTCCCGAACGGCACGACGCTCGAGGACGCCGAGCAGCGGGTCCTCGCCTACGTGAAGGAGCACGTCAAGGAGCCCGGCAAGGCGCCCCTGTGCGGCAACTCCGTCGGCACCGACCGCGGCTTCCTGCTGCGGGACATGCCGACGCTGGAGGACTACCTGCACTACCGCATCGTGGACGTGTCCAGCGTCAAGGAGCTGGCCCGCCGCTGGTACCCGAAGGCGTACTTCAACAGCCCCGAGAAGAACGGCAACCACCGCGCCCTCGCCGACATCCGCGAGTCCATCGCGGAGCTGCGCTACTACCGCGAGGCCGTCTTCGTGCCGCAGCCCGGGCCCGACTCGGACACCGCGAGGAAGATCGCCGCGAGGCACGTCCTGCCCGCGCAGTAG